The Candidatus Acidiferrales bacterium genomic sequence TGTGGACCTCCAAACGGGCCGAGCCATCCGCATTGTCGCCAAGGAGGGCTCAAAGCAGCGGGCCCGGGAGATGTTTCCCTCGCTCGACAAGGAGCGCGGCCAGCGGCAAGCCTATCGCCTGATCCCTGAAGAAGAACTTTTTGAGAAGCAGTGGGTGCAGGTCAAGCTCGACGAGAAGGACTTGCCCGGCTACCGCGGGCCGCGAGTGGCGTGCTCGAAATGTGGCGAGGGGATCAACTTTGGCCGCCAGCGGGTCGTGGACGGCAAGGCCCTGTGTCGCGCCTGTGCCGGAGAATCGTATTACGAGCTACTGAGGTAGCTCATGAGCGGCTGGGCGTCTGCCGCTGCGAACGGCTGACCCCCTACCGCGGTCGCAACAACTGAAAGAAGCTCTGCGCCTCCACCAGTCGCGTACCGAAAAAGTTCTGCCAGACGCCGAGGAGCAGGAAGGGCAGGACGCAGGCAAGCGCCCAAAGTTTGGCGCCTCCGGAGACCTTCTCCTCCGGTTCCCAGCGGAAGAGCCGCCAGGAAATTCCAAATCCAACCGCGAACGCAACCAGCAAGGCCGCGACCTCCGGGAGAAGATGTCGCGTGCTGACGCCGCGCAGCATTACCCCTTGTAACGCAGTGACCAGGTAGGTGGCCGGGAGGAACAGCGCGAAGCGCTGCACCCAAGGGGGCAGCATGGGCAGCGGGATCGTCGCGCCAGAAAGAAAGAGCAGCGCAAACCAGAATAGATTGTTGATGACCTGAGTCTCCTGCATCGTGTTGGCCACCGATGCGATGATGAGCCCGAGCGCGGAAAAGGCGATCAGCCCAAGCGTGCTCCAGAAGGCAATCGCCAGAGGATTCGCCGGCCAGGGCATTTTGAAGAGCCAGTGGGCGCCGGCGAACTCGATGAGGATGACGGGAATCTGGAAGAGATAATTCGCCAGGATGCTGGAGCCGAGCATGTGGCCGGCGCCGA encodes the following:
- a CDS encoding FmdE family protein, with amino-acid sequence MKSLDEYLELAAKAHGHTCAGQVLGVRLAMMGLREIGIEDPIKERKRLITFVEIDRCATDAVSLVTGCRLGKRALKYVDYGKVAATFVDLQTGRAIRIVAKEGSKQRAREMFPSLDKERGQRQAYRLIPEEELFEKQWVQVKLDEKDLPGYRGPRVACSKCGEGINFGRQRVVDGKALCRACAGESYYELLR
- a CDS encoding ABC transporter permease, coding for MKLWRLTALRLRLVARNRAALFFTFIFPLVFLLVYGGLLAGSDPQATSYLMGPVVTLTVMGSGFWGLGIQLVMSRERGILRRFRLAPIGAGHMLGSSILANYLFQIPVILIEFAGAHWLFKMPWPANPLAIAFWSTLGLIAFSALGLIIASVANTMQETQVINNLFWFALLFLSGATIPLPMLPPWVQRFALFLPATYLVTALQGVMLRGVSTRHLLPEVAALLVAFAVGFGISWRLFRWEPEEKVSGGAKLWALACVLPFLLLGVWQNFFGTRLVEAQSFFQLLRPR